The nucleotide window CCTGGTGGGGGCATTCACCAACCTGCCTGATTCAATCCGTGTTCATCTCCTCTCAGCTGCGTCAACATCCTTCGCCGCAGGATTTGGTCTCGCATGCCTGGTAGCGGCTATCGTCGCTGCTGTTACCGGCATGCTGACATTTGTTCTGTTTCAAAGGCCTGCGAGGGCTAGTGCGCCGGATGCCCCAACAGCCGGTCATCTGGTTCAACCTATGGAGTGATGCGAATGGGTTCCGAAGACAGTGGAATAAGTTGAGGTTTTGACTTTCATCCGACTGCACGGGCTGAGCCTCAAAACGGCTGAAAGCGGAGCGAAGACATGCAGGGCGTGTTTTTGAATTTGGTAAAAGAGAAGAAGGAGCGACGTGCCAGGGTCCCGCCGCACTTTGCGCGTGGCGCGCTTCTGGAGGTTGCTGCAGAGCTTTTTTGTCGTTACGGCTTAAACGTTGTCACTATTGAACATCTGGCGCAAGCTTCGCGACTGAACAAGATGAGCGTGTACCGTCTGTTCGGTTCACGTGAAGCCTTTGTGCTCGATTGTGCGAGGTGGCTGCGAGCAAGGGAGGAGCAGCAATGGGTTGATGCACTCGAGCCGATGGATGACGACCCCGCTAAGAACATTCGCGAACTGTTCCGCGATCTCTCGCGCCGCATGCTTCGCGCCGGTTACGCGGGACGCGCATTAAGCATTATTTCCCGCTACTACGGGGACGCTGGCCATCCGGTGAGACAAAAATATGCTACTCACAGGGCGGTGTTTCGCTCATTGCTTTTGAAATTGTCAAACGACCTGCGATCTACCGAGCCAGGAACTCGCCGACACGCTGCTGCTCGTTTGGGAGGGAACAGCGCTCTATGATGGCGAGGGCGTTGAATCACAGTGCATCGCGGCGCGCTTACCCGAGATCGCCGCATGGATAATGCTATGGCACGCGAAAGAACTACGCCCGCAGATCTAATACAGGGGCGGCGCGCAGCAAACTGTCCCGCCATTCGGTCAAGGGATTGCAGTGGGCCCGACCGTAGCGCGTCGTACAGATAACGGAAATATCCGTCGTGAGCCCGCCCGGCAGGGCTGCCGCTTGCAAATTAATAGGAGCGCATCCAGTATCTCCAAGGACATACCTGCGTGAAGTCCATCTTCAAACCCGTCTGTGCGGAAAAGTAATCTTCAAAAGTATGTCCTGTGGCTACGTAGCAGCCGCCTTCGACCAGAACATCGGGATCGCCAGGGCCAATACGGGCTATGGAAAAGGTCGAAGAGCAAATAATTCGCGCCGACGGCCGAACGCACGGGAATACTTAGCCCGCTTTCTGGTTTTCTTCCGCAAGCTGGCGACCAACATTCACAAGCGTGACCATTTTGTCACGAAGCTCTTTTGCTTCACGCTTGCCAACCTTTTTTTCAAAGCGCCGCTGCACGTCCTCCCAGAGAGGCATGGCGCGCATGAACGTCTTGCGTCCACCCGGGGTGATACTTACGAGTCGCTCACGACGATCGGTGCCGATGTTTATGTCTACCAACTCATCGCGTTGTAGCGGTTTGAGATTCCTTCCAAGCGTCGTTCTGTCCATCACCATCAAATCAGCAAGTGTGCTTAATGGAAGCTCCCCGATCACAGCTAAACCTGACAAGATCGCAAATTGCGTCACACGTAGCCCGCTCGGCCGCAATGCATCGTCAAACGCAAGTGAAAGCGCCCGTGTCGCGCTACGTAGCGACGAACAGCTGCATTGCGGCAATTCCATCTGCACCTCTCAAGTAAAATCGTTTTCAAGGTGGAGTATACGCACATATTCATCTCAGATTCCAGATTGGGGCTATCGTGTTATTTTTGTGCAGACGCCACAATTTGGTGGCAATTCGCTGTCGGCGGCGCTGGCCAATCGCTTCGTTTGTCTCGCCGCCATCGTGCGCGGTGACGCCGACGCACCGTCGGGCAGCGAGCAGTTAGCGATCACTCCCCGCCAGACGGCGAACTTAGCATCTCGCTTCTAGAACATTGCATTTGTTTTGTCGGACGATTCAGGAACCGGCTTCAGCGTGTCCCAATGCTCGACGATTTTGCCAGCGAGTTAAATCGGAAAATGTCGACGCCAGCGGTCTCCTTACCCGCCCAAGCGAGGTAACGGTGGTGCACGTTCAAATACCTGCATATACGCGTTTACGCGAAATCCTTAACGGGTCGAACGGCAGAAACAAGCACTATTTTATCTTCGGCCGAGGTTCGAACAGTTCAACCAACTGGCGCGCGACCCCGTCGAGGATCTGCTTCGAAAGCTCTGGGTCTGACACCGCCCGGGAGAGGGCGATTGCACCGACGCACGCGCTAAAGGCGAGCATAGCCTGAGGACGTCTGTCGGAATGGTGTTCCTTGGCGATCGACTTTTCCAGGAGATCAAAGACGCGACGTACCTGGCCTGTATAGATTTCGCGAGTCTGCACCGTACCGCGGCTTACATCGTTGACCAGCGCCGCGATCGGACAGCATGCCGAGATATTGTCCCTGTGCCGTTCGGACACATAGCCGAGCATCGCCTGCTGCGGGTCGGTTGCAATAGCTGCCTTCCAAGGCCCAATATCTCTGAGCGCCTCAGACAATGCTTCGCAAATCATATCGTCTCGCGACCGGAAGTGTTTGTAGAAGCCGCCCACCGTAAGGCCCACATCGCTCATCACGTCGGCGACACTGACACCCTCCAACCCAAATTCGCGAAATCGCTTCGCCGCCGTTTCGACAATACGTTTGTGAGTAGCAATTTTGTCAGCCTGCGAGTGTCCCATTTTGCTCCATAAATTGATTGCTTCTATTCGGGATAGTGAGGCCGTATTGTAGTGGAATCGAGGACCTGCAAAAACTATCCTAGCGCGACGGGTTTGGCAGCGTCGTTCTCGCAGCTAGGGGCTGGCAAGCGCGCCCAAGCGCCTCTTGACGAGGTCAACGCCGTGCGTGGCTTGCTACGCGTCGGCACCGTTCCTGCACTGTGGCTTTCCGAGAGCCACTTTCGCGCAGACTGCGAAACTCGATAATCCGCAACGCAAACCCTAAAGTTATATGGAAACGATCCGTAATCCAGATTGGGTGCCTGCACGGCGTGCAGCAACCTCCTGCACTCCAAAGATCACTCATATTAAAAGGATCCGCCATGTCTATCTCCTCCTTGAACAGTCTGACGTCGGCTTATCAGGGGTACGCCAATTCTGCGCAAAATAAAACTTCCACTTCATCGGATTCTCCGGATACATCCACCCTTCAAGGGTTCATTTCCCAGCAGACGATAACGGCCACCAACACTACCACCGGAGCAGCCGAGAGTCAGACAATGCAATCGATGCCTTTGGCCGTGGCATGGGCTCCCCAGATGTTCTCGCAAGGAGACAAGAACAACGACGGTTCGCTGTCACCTGATCAGTTCCAGTCTCAGCTTGCACGAGTCGGCGTATCGGCTGACGCTGCGAAGCAACTCTTCCAAACCTTCGACACGTCTAAAGATGGGCAGGTATCGCTTAGCGAATTTGTTACGGGGGTTAGCAACAGCATTGCGAGTGGAAGCCACGTGTTCAACGACCTTATGGACTCGTACACTAGAGACTCGAACGGAAATCTGAACAAGGCCGCCATGGACAATTTCCTGAGTATAGGCCTGGACGCGGCTAATACTTTTTGGAAGAACTTGCCGCCCCGGTGAAGCGAATTTTGAGCCGGCAGACACGGCTGTAGTGCGCGGGGGTCTTAAGGTCGGTCTACCGAGCATCTTCCTTGGATATTCGCCGGTGGGACCGCCATCATGTGCGATCTTCACCGTTGTTGATTTCTTAATCGGCACGCTACGCCGGAGGTGGGAGATGTGGGAAGATGTGCCCCGCGCCGAACCGGCTCCTTCAGCAGTGTATGTGATTTAGCTACCGTGGTCATGCGCGAAGGCGCCCTTGGAAACGCATTTCGCGTTCGAGAAAGACTTCTTACGAGCACCATATATGAAGCGCTTGAGCATACTCCCTGATCTGTCATTGGTAGCACTGTTGCTGGTCGCATGCGGCTGCACCGTTGGACCGAACTATTCGCTACCAAAATCCGCCGTCCTCAACGCCCCTTTCGCCCACGCGTCGCTTCCAGATGTCGACGGACAGCATATCGCGCAAGAGCAGGTCCCCTCCGACTGGTGGCATCTATACGACGATCCGCTTCTTGAACAACTCGTCAGTGATGCACTGAATTCGAACACCGACTTGCGTGTCGCCGCCGCTAATCTTGCAAGATATCAAGAAGCACTTCGCGTCGCGGAGGCCCAAGGGGGATTTTCTGGTAGCGCGTCCGCAGCATTCGAGCGAGCGCAAGAGTCTGGCGAGCAGTACCTGATCTTCAGCAAGGTGCCGGTGGCAAACGAAGGAGATGTCGGCATCAAGATTTCCTATGAGTTCGATCTATTTGGCAAGCTGCGCCGTGGCGTAGAGGCCGCGAATGCCGACGGCGAAGCAACTCAGGCGGCTGAGGACCTCACGCGTATTACCGTCGTGGCCGACGTCGTACGCGCTTACATCGAAAATTGCTTGGCGGCGGAACAACTGGCCATCGCGGAGCAATCGCTTGCACTGCAGAGGCAGCGCGTCGACGTCTCGCGCCGACTGCGCAATGCCGGACGCGGCAATCGACCGGATGTGACGAACGGACAGACCCAGCTCCAGTCCCTGGCGGCGGAAATCCCCAGCTATACAGGTCGCCGCAAAATGGCGCAGTACCAACTCGCGATGTTGCTTGCGCGTGCTCCGTCGGATCTGCCGCCTGCTGTGCTCACGTGCAACGCGGTCCCCCAGATAAAGCAAGCACTGCCAGTAGGCGACGGAGCCACATTGCTTATGCGTCGCCCGGATGTACGTGAGGCAGAGCGGCAACTTGCGGCTTCGACGGCGCGGGTCGGCGTAGCCACCGGTGCGCTTTATCCGACCGTAATTTTCGGAGCGTCGGCTGGGACAACCGGTGTACTCGAAGACTTAGGGATGTTATCGACCAATCATTGGAGCTTCGGCCCTCTCATCAGTTGGACCTTCCCTACCAACGGTGCCCGCGGTCGCGTGCATGAGGCGGAAGATACGAGCACAGCGGCGCTCGCGCATTTTGACGGCGTCGTCTTAAATGCTTTACGCGAAACGGAGACGACTCTAGCCACCTACGTTGCCGACTATACCCGAGCCGAAGCTTTACGTGCCGCGCTTAAGTCAGCTACAGAGTCGGCCGACGAAACGCACCGGTCGTATGTCGGCGGCCGGCAGTCATTCATTTCCGACCTAGATGCGACTCGCACGCTAACCGGGACTCGCGCGCAGGTCGCAGCCTCCGAAGGACAGGTGGCGATCGATCAAGCGAACCTGTTCCTCGCGCTAGGCGGTGGGTGGGAGCGGGAGCGCGAGCGGGAATACAGCGTCGACTCAAGCGGGCCCGCGATCGTTCACCCCGAACAACGTGGACCTAATTGACGATTGCGTCTGACAGTCCCTGATACCGGCATCGAACCAATATCTAGTTATACGGACCACTGCCGGCCCGCATCGTGTTCAATACGGCTGGAGCGTAACTATATTGGTCGACGATGCGAGACTCAGTCGTGTTGCGCATCTGAGAAGGGCAACGCCCAGACGACTCAGCTAGCTGCAGGCTCGCTGGGTTTGCTTTCGTTGTAAGTGGGCTTTTCTAAAAAAGCTCGGTATTCAGCCTCACTCACTCATAACGCCATGATGATTGTATGAATGCCAAAAAAATTATTGAAAGAGTTGCTCTAAAAAGACAACTTTTGATGTACCGGCACATCCATTTCCCGAGGATACTGGACTAGACCTAGTCGAATAATGGATTCTCGTCGCCGTCCAATAACGCCCCAACGCGGGAGCTGTACGAACGAACTACGCATCCTGTTGACAACACGACGAGTGCACATCGCTAAGGTTTTCAAAATTAGATGCATGTACACTGATAAACCATGAAAAATGCAGATCTCGGACCCACGCTATTCTCGCTGCGTAGTTTTGTAGCAGCAATTCTCGCGTATTGGATCGCGCTCGAGATCGGACTAGCGCGTCCTTTCTGGGCTATAACGACGGTATATCTTGTCTCTCAGCCATTCGCAGGCGCCGTCCTTTCTAAATCAGCGTACCGTCTTGCCGGAACGATCTTGGGAGGGGCCGCAGCGGTTGTGCTTGTTCCCAATTTCGTCAACCAACCGGTGGTATTAAGTCTAGCAATGGCAACTTGGCTAGGCGTGTGCATGTTTGCCTCCGCTCTGGACCGCACACCACGGGCTTACACTTTCCTTTTGGCTGGCTATACCACTAGTATCATCGGCTTCCCGAGTGTCAATGCCCCAGGGGTAATTTTCAACACCGCTATTTTGCGAGTGCAAGAGATCGTGATTGGCATCGTCGTGGCGGGGTTCGTCCACGCTTTCATTTTTCCCTCGACGGTAACGAGGCAGCTGAAGGTTCGCGTCCGCGAAATTAGAAACAACACGAAAGCGTGGACTATTAGGGCGCTATCCGGTGAACGGAGTCAAACCTTTCGGCGCGAGCGCCAACGTGTAGTACTTGACATCAACGAGCTTCAGCAGCTGTCGTACCATCTGCCATACGACATGGGTAGGTCTGTGCCTCGCGTCGACGTGATTCGCGCGCTGCAGCAACAGTTGTCTCTTATGGTTGGGGTAGTCCGTGCCGTCGAAGACAGAATCGACGTTCTGTTAAGAGATCAAAGTGGTCTTCCCGCCGGATTTGCGGGTCTACTTGAACGCGTGATCGAATGGCTATCCGATCGCGAAAACGCCTCGTTCGGCGCACAGGCAGGCGCGTTAATCGAACAAGCACGACGCCTGGAACCCAGCGTCGAGAACTCTTGGCAGTGGAGAGACATGGTCACTGTCAATCTGACTGTCAGATTGATTGAGCTAATAGAGGCACATCGCAACGCTTTCCTTTTGTCGAATTCGATTTATAACGTCAAATCTGACGATCAGGGAATAACCGCCGGGTTGATCGAAACCGCAGGTAGCCGGTCGTTCCACACTGACGTAGGAGCCGCGACAAGGTCGGCGGTAGGTGCCGCTATAACGGTTCTACTTGCATGCACTTTTTGGATCGCGACTGAATGGGTCGACGGCGCAGTGGCCGCACTCATCGCCG belongs to Burkholderia sp. PAMC 26561 and includes:
- a CDS encoding EF-hand domain-containing protein, which encodes MSISSLNSLTSAYQGYANSAQNKTSTSSDSPDTSTLQGFISQQTITATNTTTGAAESQTMQSMPLAVAWAPQMFSQGDKNNDGSLSPDQFQSQLARVGVSADAAKQLFQTFDTSKDGQVSLSEFVTGVSNSIASGSHVFNDLMDSYTRDSNGNLNKAAMDNFLSIGLDAANTFWKNLPPR
- a CDS encoding MarR family winged helix-turn-helix transcriptional regulator encodes the protein MELPQCSCSSLRSATRALSLAFDDALRPSGLRVTQFAILSGLAVIGELPLSTLADLMVMDRTTLGRNLKPLQRDELVDINIGTDRRERLVSITPGGRKTFMRAMPLWEDVQRRFEKKVGKREAKELRDKMVTLVNVGRQLAEENQKAG
- a CDS encoding FUSC family protein, producing MKNADLGPTLFSLRSFVAAILAYWIALEIGLARPFWAITTVYLVSQPFAGAVLSKSAYRLAGTILGGAAAVVLVPNFVNQPVVLSLAMATWLGVCMFASALDRTPRAYTFLLAGYTTSIIGFPSVNAPGVIFNTAILRVQEIVIGIVVAGFVHAFIFPSTVTRQLKVRVREIRNNTKAWTIRALSGERSQTFRRERQRVVLDINELQQLSYHLPYDMGRSVPRVDVIRALQQQLSLMVGVVRAVEDRIDVLLRDQSGLPAGFAGLLERVIEWLSDRENASFGAQAGALIEQARRLEPSVENSWQWRDMVTVNLTVRLIELIEAHRNAFLLSNSIYNVKSDDQGITAGLIETAGSRSFHTDVGAATRSAVGAAITVLLACTFWIATEWVDGAVAALIAGVTCALFGPTDNPTAAAKKFLIGSIAGSCLATAYGYVVFPRVTDFVMLAAVLAPSLLFLGSALARPPISLLALGALIGLINTVGLNATYSRDFPGFINGAIAQNVGTAFAIVTLSIFRTFGDQEAVRRLRQAGFRDVIGRTEGRFNELAPWVSRMLDRISMVATRSTAQPGEPDSSVVDALQDLRIGLVAGELRILMDQSPLSRRATMGEVLKAIADFYSERARDMGAQPKPELLAMLDSLVHDVGGDPDLARRRAAATLITSLRCNLFPSATIGEAQL
- a CDS encoding TetR/AcrR family transcriptional regulator, whose protein sequence is MQGVFLNLVKEKKERRARVPPHFARGALLEVAAELFCRYGLNVVTIEHLAQASRLNKMSVYRLFGSREAFVLDCARWLRAREEQQWVDALEPMDDDPAKNIRELFRDLSRRMLRAGYAGRALSIISRYYGDAGHPVRQKYATHRAVFRSLLLKLSNDLRSTEPGTRRHAAARLGGNSAL
- a CDS encoding TetR/AcrR family transcriptional regulator, producing MGHSQADKIATHKRIVETAAKRFREFGLEGVSVADVMSDVGLTVGGFYKHFRSRDDMICEALSEALRDIGPWKAAIATDPQQAMLGYVSERHRDNISACCPIAALVNDVSRGTVQTREIYTGQVRRVFDLLEKSIAKEHHSDRRPQAMLAFSACVGAIALSRAVSDPELSKQILDGVARQLVELFEPRPKIK
- a CDS encoding efflux transporter outer membrane subunit — encoded protein: MKRLSILPDLSLVALLLVACGCTVGPNYSLPKSAVLNAPFAHASLPDVDGQHIAQEQVPSDWWHLYDDPLLEQLVSDALNSNTDLRVAAANLARYQEALRVAEAQGGFSGSASAAFERAQESGEQYLIFSKVPVANEGDVGIKISYEFDLFGKLRRGVEAANADGEATQAAEDLTRITVVADVVRAYIENCLAAEQLAIAEQSLALQRQRVDVSRRLRNAGRGNRPDVTNGQTQLQSLAAEIPSYTGRRKMAQYQLAMLLARAPSDLPPAVLTCNAVPQIKQALPVGDGATLLMRRPDVREAERQLAASTARVGVATGALYPTVIFGASAGTTGVLEDLGMLSTNHWSFGPLISWTFPTNGARGRVHEAEDTSTAALAHFDGVVLNALRETETTLATYVADYTRAEALRAALKSATESADETHRSYVGGRQSFISDLDATRTLTGTRAQVAASEGQVAIDQANLFLALGGGWEREREREYSVDSSGPAIVHPEQRGPN